Proteins from one Kineococcus mangrovi genomic window:
- the murJ gene encoding murein biosynthesis integral membrane protein MurJ, which yields MSAAPDQTAVPDESKASLARSSAVMASGTLVSRVLGFVRVALLASAIGGAAAGVGGQVFDVANKAPNNFYILVAGGVLNAVLVPQIVKAFRLPDGGKDFVDRLITLALLVMAGATVLITVAAPLVVRLYADRWNDDWLALGTAMAFWCLPQVFFYGLYTVLGQVLNARGSFGPFMWAPVVNNVVAIAGVVVFLALYPSGEDYSASAWTPRMIVLLAGTATAGVALQALVLLWPLHRVGFRYRPRFGFRGIGLRSAGRVAGWTFAGVAVGQLAFIPTSKVMTAAGYALNRAGVDGASGNSYSYAYLLFMLPHSLVAVSLVTALFTRLSRSAVAGDVTAVRRDFSSGARTVAAAGALATAAFLSLGPAVGEAMFGAAPIGRVLVAMTIGLVPFSVTYLVQRVFYAYEDARTPFVVQVVVAVVISVGNLVCYFVLEPRWQVIGIGAFMSLANVVGCVLGLVLLRRRLQSLDGGGIDGHRLLRTLVRLLVITALAAAVGWAVALGGGRLGEGRVADLAVVLVGGVLVLLVFTVLCRLMRVRELDDLVSPLLRRLPGVGRR from the coding sequence GTGAGCGCAGCACCCGACCAGACGGCCGTCCCGGACGAGTCCAAGGCCTCCCTCGCCCGGTCCAGCGCCGTGATGGCCAGCGGGACGCTCGTGTCGCGGGTGCTGGGGTTCGTCCGGGTGGCACTGCTCGCCTCGGCCATCGGCGGCGCCGCGGCGGGAGTGGGCGGTCAGGTCTTCGACGTCGCGAACAAGGCGCCCAACAACTTCTACATCCTCGTCGCGGGGGGTGTCCTCAACGCGGTCCTCGTCCCGCAGATCGTCAAGGCGTTCCGTCTCCCGGACGGTGGCAAGGACTTCGTCGACCGGCTCATCACGCTCGCGCTGCTCGTCATGGCCGGTGCGACGGTCCTGATCACGGTGGCCGCGCCCCTCGTGGTGCGCCTGTACGCGGACCGGTGGAACGACGACTGGCTGGCCCTGGGCACGGCCATGGCGTTCTGGTGCCTGCCGCAGGTCTTCTTCTACGGCCTCTACACGGTCCTGGGGCAGGTGCTCAACGCGCGCGGCAGCTTCGGGCCGTTCATGTGGGCACCGGTCGTCAACAACGTCGTCGCCATCGCCGGGGTCGTCGTGTTCCTGGCCCTGTACCCCTCCGGGGAGGACTACTCGGCGTCCGCCTGGACGCCGCGGATGATCGTGCTGCTGGCCGGGACCGCCACGGCGGGGGTCGCGCTGCAGGCGCTCGTGCTGCTGTGGCCGCTGCACCGCGTCGGGTTCCGCTACCGCCCCCGCTTCGGGTTCCGCGGCATCGGTCTGCGCAGCGCGGGACGGGTGGCGGGCTGGACGTTCGCCGGGGTCGCGGTGGGGCAGCTGGCCTTCATCCCGACCTCGAAGGTGATGACCGCGGCCGGTTACGCGCTGAACAGGGCCGGCGTGGACGGCGCCTCGGGGAACTCCTACAGCTACGCCTACCTGCTCTTCATGCTGCCGCACTCCCTCGTGGCGGTCTCGCTCGTGACGGCCCTGTTCACCCGCCTGAGCCGGTCCGCGGTCGCCGGTGACGTCACGGCGGTGCGCCGGGACTTCTCCTCGGGCGCCCGGACCGTGGCCGCCGCCGGTGCCCTCGCCACCGCCGCCTTCCTCAGCCTCGGGCCGGCGGTCGGGGAGGCGATGTTCGGCGCCGCCCCCATCGGGCGGGTGCTCGTGGCCATGACGATCGGTCTCGTGCCCTTCAGCGTCACCTACCTGGTGCAGCGCGTCTTCTACGCCTACGAGGACGCCCGCACGCCCTTCGTCGTCCAGGTCGTCGTCGCGGTGGTCATCTCGGTGGGCAACCTCGTCTGCTACTTCGTGCTGGAGCCCCGGTGGCAGGTCATCGGCATCGGCGCCTTCATGAGCCTGGCCAACGTCGTGGGCTGCGTGCTGGGTCTCGTGCTGCTGCGCCGCCGGCTGCAGTCCCTGGACGGGGGTGGCATCGACGGGCACCGGCTGCTGCGCACGCTCGTGCGGCTGCTGGTCATCACGGCGCTCGCGGCGGCCGTGGGCTGGGCGGTGGCGCTGGGCGGTGGGCGGCTGGGCGAGGGCCGGGTCGCCGACCTCGCCGTCGTCCTCGTCGGCGGCGTCCTCGTCCTGCTCGTCTTCACCGTCCTGTGCCGGCTCATGCGCGTGCGCGAGCTCGACGACCTCGTGAGCCCGCTACTGCGCCGGTTGCCCGGGGTCGGCCGGCGCTGA
- a CDS encoding C40 family peptidase: protein MKNFGRVVAAGALALALAVPAAGAHAEPRSETLQAQADALRTSVEALRLQQSIATEAYDTAIDDTARAISQEVRAQAVLDAATGTSSAAATAATRRVRTLYMAGPALPTGLSSGLGLLTGGTLDRAADTARSAAVAATVVADDRTTLTRAVTARADAIAAEADLQEVRREKTAAQRAAQTAQAEVTTALARQQDLLDSADAAVRRAVADEEEAARQAALAAAAQQAAAAGVADATGETAGVADAVADASTAALGAIAAAHTREGVPYAWGATGPSTFDCSGLTQWAYAQAGVSIPRTSRQQYAGLPRVPLDQLQPGDLVFYANGSDPSTIHHVALYLGGGKVLHAPHTGDVVRVAGVAMPGLFGAVRPS, encoded by the coding sequence GTGAAGAACTTCGGGCGGGTGGTGGCGGCCGGTGCGCTCGCCCTCGCCCTGGCCGTGCCCGCCGCGGGTGCGCACGCCGAACCGCGCAGCGAGACCCTGCAGGCGCAGGCCGACGCGCTCCGCACCTCCGTGGAGGCCCTGCGGCTGCAGCAGTCGATCGCCACCGAGGCCTACGACACCGCCATCGACGACACCGCCCGCGCGATCTCGCAGGAGGTCCGCGCCCAGGCCGTCCTCGACGCGGCCACGGGGACGAGCAGCGCCGCCGCGACCGCCGCGACCCGTCGCGTCCGGACCCTCTACATGGCCGGGCCCGCGCTGCCGACGGGTCTGTCCTCCGGGCTCGGCCTGCTCACCGGCGGGACCCTCGACCGGGCGGCGGACACCGCCCGCTCCGCCGCGGTCGCCGCGACCGTCGTCGCCGACGACCGGACCACGCTGACCCGGGCCGTCACCGCCCGGGCGGACGCGATCGCCGCCGAGGCGGACCTGCAGGAGGTGCGGCGGGAGAAGACCGCCGCCCAGCGGGCCGCGCAGACGGCGCAGGCCGAGGTCACGACGGCCCTGGCGCGCCAGCAGGACCTGCTCGACTCCGCCGACGCCGCCGTCCGTCGGGCCGTCGCGGACGAGGAGGAGGCGGCCCGGCAGGCCGCGCTCGCGGCGGCCGCCCAGCAGGCCGCGGCCGCGGGCGTCGCCGACGCGACGGGGGAGACCGCGGGCGTCGCGGACGCCGTCGCGGACGCCTCGACCGCGGCCCTCGGGGCGATCGCCGCCGCGCACACGCGCGAGGGGGTGCCGTACGCGTGGGGCGCCACCGGCCCGTCGACGTTCGACTGCTCGGGCCTGACGCAGTGGGCGTACGCGCAGGCGGGCGTGTCGATCCCCCGCACGTCCCGGCAGCAGTACGCGGGCCTGCCGAGGGTGCCGCTGGACCAGCTGCAACCCGGTGACCTGGTGTTCTACGCCAACGGCTCGGACCCGTCGACCATCCACCACGTCGCGCTGTACCTCGGCGGCGGGAAGGTCCTGCACGCCCCGCACACCGGCGACGTCGTGCGCGTCGCCGGGGTCGCGATGCCGGGGCTGTTCGGGGCGGTCCGCCCGTCCTGA
- a CDS encoding SDR family NAD(P)-dependent oxidoreductase: MTGLDEQGTPRGESPAVPAWDEKPVPQRFTGQTVVVTGAGSGIGRATASRVAREGGHVVAVDLSTQRLDELVADLADPTGPGRVTPVGADITDDGSVAQVLAAAGDRVDALANIAGIMDDMSALHDMSDAVWRRVFAVNVDGTMKLMRAVLPGMLERGRGSIVNTASEAALRGSAAGAAYTASKHAVAGLTKSGAFMYGPSGVRVNAVAPGPTITNIEVEVTSRFGPARLGSARGILPTPVTASALAASITWLLSDDAVNVNGVVLASDGGWSAA, translated from the coding sequence ATGACAGGACTCGACGAGCAGGGCACCCCCCGGGGAGAGTCCCCGGCGGTGCCCGCCTGGGACGAGAAGCCGGTCCCGCAGCGGTTCACCGGCCAGACGGTGGTCGTGACCGGTGCCGGGTCGGGCATCGGGCGGGCGACGGCCTCGCGGGTGGCCCGGGAGGGGGGCCACGTCGTGGCCGTGGACCTCTCGACGCAGCGGCTGGACGAGCTGGTGGCGGACCTGGCCGACCCGACCGGCCCGGGGCGGGTCACACCGGTGGGTGCCGACATCACCGACGACGGTTCCGTCGCGCAGGTCCTCGCGGCGGCCGGGGACCGGGTGGACGCGCTGGCCAACATCGCCGGGATCATGGACGACATGTCGGCGCTGCACGACATGTCCGACGCGGTGTGGCGGCGGGTCTTCGCCGTCAACGTGGACGGCACCATGAAGCTCATGCGCGCGGTGCTGCCCGGGATGCTGGAGCGCGGGCGGGGTTCGATCGTCAACACCGCCTCGGAGGCGGCGTTGCGCGGGTCGGCCGCCGGGGCCGCCTACACCGCGTCCAAGCACGCCGTGGCGGGTCTGACCAAGAGCGGCGCCTTCATGTACGGGCCCAGCGGCGTCCGGGTCAACGCGGTGGCTCCCGGTCCGACCATCACGAACATCGAGGTGGAGGTCACGTCCCGGTTCGGTCCGGCCCGGCTGGGCAGCGCCCGCGGCATCCTGCCGACGCCGGTGACCGCGTCGGCGCTGGCCGCGTCCATCACCTGGTTGCTCAGCGACGACGCGGTGAACGTCAACGGGGTCGTCCTGGCCTCCGACGGGGGCTGGTCGGCCGCCTGA
- a CDS encoding MFS transporter, translated as MSSSRTSPAAAPVDGHPDAPVSAGPVVVVLALAGISVSLMQTLVIPIVQELPALLSTSASNASWGITATLLAAAVVTPISGRLGDMLGKRPVLLASLAVMVTGSVLCGLSESLAPFIVGRALQGFAAGVIPLGISLMRDVLPAEKVGPSTALMSASLGVGGALGLPAAALIADNLSWHWLFWVSAGLGAVVLVLVVLLIPAVRAQRSGTLDLLGALGLSVALVGILLGVSKGSTWGWSSGRTSALLIGGVLVALLWGVYQLRAKDPLVDLRTTATRPVLLTNVASLMFGFAMFAMSLVIPQVIQLPTTTGYGLGEPMLVAGLAMVPSGLVMMVTAGLSAKVTRDHGAKVSLMTGATVVALGYGLGAIFMDAVWQFAVVSGVIGAGIGFAYGSMPALIMSSVPVRTTASANSFNTLVRSIGSSVSSAVAGAVLAASATTLGTVSVPAQSGFRTIMVIASGAAVVALVIGALLPRRPQVPTAPAGAGPLPATPAQDVPVQDVPAVPGPRPRPTSTVSGTVSTDGARPLPGAVITVTDPAGGQVDRTSTDQDGRYSVQVPTGATYLLITAAPHLAPHAELVTVTEAPTRRDVALTGNCAITGRVLHGADAVEGVVVTLTDVTGRVVASSTTDHAGAYSFDALSGGSYVLTTRAGAHRPTARGVELAEDGVLGVDLSFPVGGRLTGTVTAGTARHPLAEATVTLLDEQGTVLERTTTDGAGTYAFDGLPTGRYTLTTSSHAPVTTGVTVQDSATGTHDVHLGAPAALDVVP; from the coding sequence CGGCCGTCGTCACACCCATCTCGGGACGGCTGGGGGACATGCTCGGCAAGCGCCCCGTGCTGCTGGCCAGCCTCGCCGTCATGGTCACCGGTTCGGTCCTGTGCGGGCTCTCGGAGTCCCTGGCCCCCTTCATCGTCGGGCGCGCCCTGCAGGGCTTCGCCGCCGGTGTCATCCCGCTGGGCATCAGCCTCATGCGCGACGTCCTGCCGGCGGAGAAGGTCGGCCCCTCGACCGCGTTGATGAGCGCCTCCCTCGGGGTCGGCGGCGCCCTCGGCCTGCCCGCGGCCGCGCTGATCGCGGACAACCTCAGCTGGCACTGGCTGTTCTGGGTCAGCGCCGGGCTGGGAGCGGTCGTCCTCGTGCTCGTCGTCCTCCTCATCCCCGCCGTCCGCGCCCAGCGCTCGGGCACCCTGGACCTCCTGGGCGCCCTCGGGCTCTCGGTCGCGCTGGTCGGGATCCTGCTGGGCGTCTCCAAGGGCTCCACCTGGGGCTGGAGCAGCGGCAGGACGTCCGCCCTGCTCATCGGCGGGGTCCTGGTCGCCCTGCTGTGGGGCGTGTACCAGCTCCGGGCGAAGGACCCGCTGGTGGACCTGCGCACCACCGCCACGCGGCCGGTGCTGCTCACCAACGTCGCCTCGCTGATGTTCGGGTTCGCGATGTTCGCCATGTCCCTGGTCATCCCCCAGGTCATCCAGCTCCCGACGACGACCGGCTACGGCCTGGGCGAGCCCATGCTCGTCGCCGGGCTGGCGATGGTCCCCAGCGGTCTGGTCATGATGGTCACCGCGGGGCTGTCCGCGAAGGTCACCCGCGACCACGGCGCCAAGGTCAGCCTCATGACCGGTGCGACCGTCGTGGCCCTCGGGTACGGCCTGGGCGCGATCTTCATGGACGCCGTCTGGCAGTTCGCCGTCGTCTCCGGGGTCATCGGCGCCGGCATCGGGTTCGCCTACGGTTCCATGCCCGCGCTGATCATGTCCTCGGTGCCGGTGCGGACGACCGCCTCGGCCAACAGCTTCAACACCCTCGTCCGCTCCATCGGCAGCTCGGTCTCCAGCGCCGTCGCCGGCGCGGTCCTGGCCGCCTCGGCCACCACGCTGGGCACCGTCTCCGTCCCCGCCCAGAGCGGGTTCCGCACCATCATGGTCATCGCCTCGGGGGCCGCGGTCGTGGCGCTCGTGATCGGCGCGCTCCTGCCGCGCCGGCCGCAGGTGCCCACCGCCCCGGCCGGCGCCGGGCCGCTGCCGGCCACCCCGGCGCAGGACGTCCCGGTGCAGGACGTCCCCGCGGTCCCCGGTCCGCGGCCCCGGCCCACCTCGACCGTGTCCGGGACGGTGAGCACCGACGGGGCGCGGCCGTTGCCGGGCGCGGTGATCACCGTGACCGATCCCGCCGGGGGGCAGGTCGACCGGACGAGCACCGACCAGGACGGCCGCTACTCGGTCCAGGTGCCCACCGGGGCCACCTACCTGCTCATCACCGCCGCCCCCCACCTGGCGCCGCACGCCGAGCTGGTCACCGTCACCGAGGCCCCCACCCGTCGCGACGTCGCCCTGACCGGGAACTGCGCGATCACCGGTCGCGTCCTGCACGGCGCGGACGCCGTCGAGGGCGTCGTGGTCACCCTGACCGACGTCACCGGCCGGGTCGTGGCCTCGAGCACCACCGACCACGCCGGCGCGTACTCCTTCGACGCCCTCTCCGGCGGCAGCTACGTCCTGACCACCCGGGCCGGTGCGCACCGCCCGACGGCCCGCGGCGTCGAGCTCGCCGAGGACGGCGTCCTGGGGGTGGACCTGTCCTTCCCCGTCGGCGGGCGGCTCACCGGCACGGTCACCGCCGGCACGGCCCGGCACCCGCTGGCCGAGGCCACCGTCACCCTGCTCGACGAGCAGGGCACCGTCCTGGAGCGCACCACCACCGACGGCGCGGGCACCTACGCCTTCGACGGCCTGCCGACGGGGCGGTACACGCTGACCACCTCCAGCCACGCCCCCGTCACCACGGGCGTCACCGTCCAGGACTCCGCGACGGGCACCCACGACGTCCACCTGGGCGCCCCCGCGGCCCTCGACGTGGTGCCCTGA